The DNA window AGATTTAGGAGCTTCTTTTGATGTTGCATCAAAAGGGGAAATAGAAAAATTAATGAACTTGGGAATTTCTACAGATAAAATGAGTTTTGGAAATACAATAAAGAAAGAAAAAGACATAAAATTCGCATGGGATAATGGAGTAGAATATTTTGCAGTAGATTCAGAGATGGAAGTTGAAAAGATTGCAAGAAACGCCCCGGGTGCAAAAGTATACGGAAGATTGTCAATGAGTTCCAACGATTCAGATTGGCCACTTTCGGGTAAATTTGGCACTGACGTAGATCATCTAATAGAAATCCTAAAATATGCAAAAAGAAAAGGTTTAATACCATATGGGGTGTCTTTCCACGTAGGCTCGCAATCATATAACAAATACAAGTGGAAGGAAGCAATTTTGAATGCCAGTGAGGTTTTTGAAAAACTTCACAAGCAAAAGATTGATTTAAAAATGCTGAATTTAGGCGGTGGTATTCCCGTAAAACATACAAAACCAGTGCCGGACGTAGAAGAAATTGGAGAAATAATAAATGAATCGATCAAAGAGTATCTTGGATGGGTGAAAGGGTTAAGAGTTTTATCTGAGCCGGGAAGGTC is part of the Petrotoga sibirica DSM 13575 genome and encodes:
- a CDS encoding type III PLP-dependent enzyme; translation: MELTQLIREAAKNLETPFLVLDTNYVKENYYKLKNSINDVEIFYAVKANSHTSILETLRDLGASFDVASKGEIEKLMNLGISTDKMSFGNTIKKEKDIKFAWDNGVEYFAVDSEMEVEKIARNAPGAKVYGRLSMSSNDSDWPLSGKFGTDVDHLIEILKYAKRKGLIPYGVSFHVGSQSYNKYKWKEAILNASEVFEKLHKQKIDLKMLNLGGGIPVKHTKPVPDVEEIGEIINESIKEYLGWVKGLRVLSEPGRSMVGNAGIIASRVLLRSRKGTQNWVFLDTGVFHGLMETVENFRYEVLVEGKEYSETTTMTLAGPTCDSVDTIYDEIELPINIDYNDIVYFINTGAYTNEYATSFNGIGPIKVYTVEDLEALLKGEIVFMEEMQS